The Manduca sexta isolate Smith_Timp_Sample1 chromosome 17, JHU_Msex_v1.0, whole genome shotgun sequence genome includes a window with the following:
- the LOC119189554 gene encoding DNA-directed RNA polymerase, mitochondrial-like — protein MDSSQTITDDQERVYKVYNMYKRKKLEETEEEWRSVIKEAFIRNVGTLKSQSSASQSAITLYPYLKVLEVDQFVELIMSEINKLVDGSETYSPTLKLLQRDLGTQVYQKYQIEQYRRNGVLDKTFTIYEQYCSWYLRRRPRGEGGAVLNARQAWAALLHAHADGPSLDYEESPWPIELRQNIGKFLYNIIINDVKIDVNMFKPKAKVKKLPAVYKVHRPWGRSVRQELKPHPVLWRACAGAARRALRLRTALAPAAAPPAPWTSPRRGAYLLTPPPLIRMPYYVSNQWKRLDEAPPETLYPVLDSLNQLGEVPWLINKPILDLQVKIFR, from the exons AGAAAGAAGCTAGAAGAAACAGAAGAAGAATGGCGAAGCGTGATCAAAGAGGCTTTCATACGAAACGTGGGCACGCTTAAATCGCAGAGCAGCGCGTCGCAGTCCGCCATCACGCTGTACCCGTATCTCAAGGTGTTAGAG gTGGATCAATTTGTGGAGTTAATAATGTcggaaataaataaactggtCGACGGAAGCGAAACGTACAGCCCGACTTTGAAGTTATTGCAGAGGGATTTAGGAACGCAAGTTTATCAAAA ATATCAAATCGAGCAATACCGTCGCAACGGCGTGCTGGACAAGACGTTCACGATCTACGAGCAGTACTGCTCGTGGTACCTGCGCCGGCGCCCGCGCGGCGAGGGCGGCGCCGTGCTCAACGCGCGCCAGGCCTGGGCCGCGCTGCTGCACGCGCACGCCGACGGCCCGAGTCTG GATTACGAGGAATCGCCGTGGCCGATAGAGCTGCGTCAGAATATCGGAAAGTTTCTGTACAATATCATCATAAACGATGTGAAGATCGATGTCAATATGTTCAAACCGAAAGCTAAAGT TAAGAAGTTGCCGGCGGTGTACAAGGTGCACCGTCCGTGGGGCCGCTCGGTGCGGCAGGAGCTGAAGCCGCACCCGGTGCTGTGGCGCgcgtgcgccggcgccgcccgccgcgcgctgcgcctgcgcacggcgctcgcgcccgccgccgcgccgcccgcgccctgGACCAGCCCGCGCCGCGGCGCGTACCTGCTCACGCCGCCGCCGCTCATTCGCATGCCCTACTACGTCTCCAACCAGTGGAAGCGGCTCGACGAAGCGCCGCCGGAGACGCTGTACCCTGTACTCGACAGCCTTAACCAACTCGGAGAAGTGCCGTGGCTCATCAACAAACCTATACTAGATCTCCAGGTCAAGATATTCAGGTAA